One Hippocampus zosterae strain Florida chromosome 21, ASM2543408v3, whole genome shotgun sequence genomic region harbors:
- the aebp2 gene encoding zinc finger protein AEBP2 has translation MAQITADGAEQDSRSTLEHNNNGETVRTGFERQAVSDSKQEPDNKNDIGLGIDVSGERGAGAQNDHNSLLGKDEGDYGKLSEPAKSPAQGSLASSTESAQEGSRVLKAEQREGGDGSPSLPAEPTKAAEKHEHGVKRRASVEVTSSDGEPLSRMDSEDSISSTLMDMESIASSGRSTPAMFNSHGGTMVAGNGPMPVNGKSLSYTCCWDHCQVHFSSSPDLADHIRATHVDGQRGGVFVCLWKGCKVYNTPSTSQSWLQRHMLSHSGDKPFKCVVGGCNATFASQGGLARHVPTHFSSQGSSKVSNQGKMKEESPSKAGLNKRRKLKNKHRRSLPRPHDFFDAQTMDAIRHRAICLNLATHIESLGNGHSVVFHSTVIARRKEESGKVKVLLHWTPEDILPDVWVSESDRVHQKTKVVHLSKLPTDTAVLLDPNIYRMFF, from the exons ATGGCTCAGATCACAGCCGATGGAGCCGAACAAGACTCTCGGTCAACGTTGGAGCACAATAACAACGGAGAAACCGTCCGTACCGGCTTCGAGAGACAGGCCGTGTCGGACTCCAAACAGGAACCGGATAACAAGAACGACATCGGGCTAGGAATTGACGTGAGTGGCGAACGAGGTGCTGGAGCTCAAAACGACCACAACTCGTTGCTTGGAAAAGACGAGGGAGACTACGGCAAACTCTCCGAGCCGGCCAAGAGTCCCGCACAGGGGAGTCTTGCGAGTAGCACCGAGTCCGCCCAAGAGGGCTCCCGGGTGCTGAAAGCAGAACAAAGGGAAGGAGGCGACGGCTCTCCCTCGCTGCCAGCGGAGCCCACAAAGGCCGCGGAGAAACACGAGCACGGCGTGAAAAGACGGGCCAGCGTGGAAGTAACCTCGTCCGACGGCGAGCCGCTCAGTCGGATGGATTCAGAGGACAG TATCAGCAGCACTCTCATGGACATGGAGAGCATAGCGTCAAGTGGCCGCTCCACACCAGCGATGTTTAACAGTCACGGCGGGACTATGGTTGCGGGCAACGGCCCAATGCCGGTGAACGGCAAGTCGTTGAGCTACACGTGCTGTTGGGATCACTGCCAGGTACATTTTTCATCCAGCCCCGATCTGGCCGATCACATCCGAGCCACACACGTGGatggacagagaggagga gtatttgtgtgtctgtggaaGGGCTGCAAAGTTTACAACACACCGTCCACCAGTCAGAGCTGGCTGCAGAGACACATGTTGAGTCACAGCGGCGACAAACCTTTCAAG TGCGTGGTCGGCGGCTGCAATGCCACGTTCGCCTCGCAGGGTGGGCTGGCGCGGCACGTGCCCACTCATTTCAGCTCCCAGGGTTCGTCCAAAGTTTCCAATCAAGGCAAAATGAAGGAGGAATCTCCATCAAAGGCCGGCCTCAACAAGAGGAGGAAGCTCAAGAACAAGCATCGACGCTCGCTCC CCCGCCCTCATGATTTTTTTGACGCTCAGACCATGGATGCCATCCGCCATCGAGCGATATGCCTCAACTTGGCCACACACATAGAGAGCCTTGGAAACGGACACAGTGTTGTGTTCCACAGcacg GTAATAGCAAGGAGGAAAGAAGAATCTGGCAAAGTGAAAGTCCTTTTGCACTGGACACCTGAAGACAT actgccTGACGTTTGGGTGAGTGAGAGTGACCGAGTGCACCAGAAGACCAAAGTTGTGCATCTGTCCAAGCTGCCAACTGACACAGCTGTTCTACTGGATCCCAACATTTATAG GATGTTCTTCTAA
- the ndufa5 gene encoding NADH dehydrogenase [ubiquinone] 1 alpha subcomplex subunit 5 yields MAGLLKKTTGLVGLAVSQNPHERLRILYSKILASVQSMPQDAAYRKYTEQLVNERFSHVKTEPDVEKLEKKINCGQIEEVIFQAECELALSRKMAEWKPWEPLIEEPPPNQWKWPI; encoded by the exons ATGGCTGGACTCCTTAAAAAG ACAACTGGCCTGGTTGGCCTGGCGGTGTCCCAAAATCCACATGAG CGACTGAGGATTCTCTACTCCAAAATCCTGGCATCTGTGCAGAGCATGCCACAAGACGCTGCCTACAGGAAGTATACTGAACAACTGGTCAATGAGCGGTTTAGCCATGTCAAAACT GAGCCTGATGTTGAGAAGTTGGAGAAGAAGATCAACTGCGGACAAATTGAAGAGGTCATTTTCCAG GCAGAGTGTGAGCTGGCTCTGTCCAGAAAGATGGCCGAGTGGAAACCGTGGGAGCCTCTGATTGAAGAACCGCCTCCCAACCAGTGGAAATGGCCCATCTGA
- the cog5 gene encoding conserved oligomeric Golgi complex subunit 5 isoform X1, producing MYVIVFFFLLAIQVVARHEDLLAQATGIESLEGVLQMMQTRISALQAAVDRIRSKIVDPYNKIVARITQLSRLQVACDLLRRIIRILHLSKRLQVQLQGGSREITKAAHSLNELDYLSQGVDLSGIEVIENDLVLISRARLEVENQAKRLLEQGTEIQNPTQVATALQVFYNLGCLKETISSVVGAYQTSIHDSIIGALDIKGLTQPSNPRGAPGRAVLPTPGSTAAFRAALWTNLEKLMDQICAACKQVQHLQKVLMKKRDPVSHKCFIDEIIKDGEPDILYTFWTDVTNKLREEFHKATQASSFLKQAFEGEYPKLLRLYNELWRRLQQYSASLHGSLLNSGGIDATLEPETESLDLFSQNKQDYNPERALKDSLQAYEAAYLSKSLSRLFDPINLVFPMGGRNPPSNDELESIIKTISRPLNVASMDSDLALAVAKNAAKTVQLFCVKSEQLLCTQSDASQVIGPLSEGQRRNTAVVNSLYCLQQAVAKFTSGLGSSLAAPAEVLSSSLEEVQVLMTSAVQPLLQSVSDSIEAIIITLHQEDFSGKPSSPDKADVVCSLYMKELQGFISRVMTDYFRHFECTDFIYESTESIAQRAIELFVRHASLLRPLGEGGKMRLAADFAQMEMAVAPLCRRVSDLGKPYRVLRSFRPLLFQTSNLIVKSPAVGDLIPYSTVLHFLFARAPSELKSPYQRAEWSVTRYSQWMDDHPSERDRLTLIRGSLEAYVQSVRARQGKEFAPIYPIMLQLLQRATSSEGK from the exons ATgtatgtaattgttttttttttcctccttgccATTCAGGTAGTAGCCAGACATGAGGACTTACTAGCTCAGGCAACTGGAATCGAGTCTCTGGAAG GGGTCCTCCAGATGATGCAGACGAGGATCAGTGCACTGCAGGCAGCTGTTGACAG GATAAGAAGCAAAATAGTTGACCCTTACAACAAGATCGTGGCCAGGATCACTCAGCTGAGTAGATTACAG GTGGCTTGTGACCTTCTGCGGAGAATTATTCGGATCTTGCACCTAAGCAAGAGGCTTCAGGTTCAGCTTCAGGGTGGCAGTCGGGAGATCACAAAGGCTGCTCACAGTCTCAACGAACTAG ATTATCTGTCACAAGGAGTCGATTTGAGTGGCATCGAGGTCATTGAGAATGACCTCGTATTGATCAGTAGAGCGAGGCTGGAGGTGGAGAACCAGGCTAAGCGATTATTGGAGCAAGGAACAGAGATTCAG AATCCTACGCAGGTTGCCACAGCTTTGCAGGTCTTCTACAACCTCGGTTGTCTAAAGGAGACCATCAGCTCTGTTGTGGGGGCTTACCAGACAAGCATACATGACAGCATCATTGGGGCCTTGGATATTAAGGGCCTGACGCAGCCATCCAATCCCAGAG GTGCCCCCGGAAGAGCCGTTCTCCCAACTCCAGGCAGCACAGCAGCTTTCCGTGCGGCTCTTTGGACAAATCTGGAGAAACTAATGGACCAGATTTGTGCTGCATGCAAACAA GTGCAGCATCTCCAGAAGGTCCTGATGAAGAAAAGAGATCCCGTCAGTCATAAGTGTTTCATTGACGAGATTATTAAG GACGGTGAGCCTGACATACTTTACACCTTTTGGACGGATGTCACGAACAAATTAAGAGAAGAATTTCACAAAGCAACTCaag CCTCATCTTTCCTGAAGCAAGCGTTTGAAGGGGAGTACCCTAAACTGCTGCGACTTTACAACGAGCTGTGGCGCCGGCTCCAGCAGTACAGCGCCAGCCTGCACGGCTCACTCCTCAACAGCGGCGGCATTGATGCCACTCTGGAGCCAGAAACCGAAAGCCTCGACTTGTTCTCTCAAAACAAACAGGACTACAA TCCGGAGAGGGCCCTGAAGGATTCTCTTCAAGCGTATGAAGCGGCTTACCTGTCCAAGTCTCTCTCTCGCCTCTTTGACCCCATCAACCTGGTGTTCCCGATGGGCGGGCGCAACCCGCCCTCCAACGATGAGTTGGAGAGCATCATCAAGACCATCAGCAGGCCA CTGAATGTAGCATCTATGGATTCAGACCTTGCGCTTGCTGTTGCCAAGAATGCTGCCAAGACCGTGCAACTCTTTTGTGTCAAGTCTGAACAGTTG TTGTGTACTCAGAGTGATGCCAGTCAGGTGATTGGTCCATTATCTGAAGGCCAGAGGAGAAACACTGCAGTCGTCAACTCACTTTACTGTCTGCAGCAGGCTGTTGCCAAG TTTACTTCTGGTTTGGGGTCAAGTCTGGCAGCTCCGGCAGAGGTCCTCTCTTCTTCTTTGGAG gaagtgCAGGTGCTGATGACCAGCGCAGTGCAGCCTCTCTTACAGTCAGTCAGTGATTCTATCGAGGCCATCATCATCACACTACACCAGGAGGACTTCTCAGG CAAGCCATCCAGCCCTGATAAGGCCGATGTTGTCTGCTCCCTTTACATGAAGGAGTTGCAGGGCTTCATCTCCAGAGTCATGACCGACTACTTCAGACACTTTGAGTGTACAGACTTCATCTACGAAAGCACCGAGTCAATTGCTCAGAGAGCCATTGAGCTGTTCGTACGGCATGCCAGCTTGTTGCGTCCACTGGGCGAAGGGGGAAAGATGCGTCTGGCCGCTGACTTTGCACAA ATGGAGATGGCGGTGGCTCCGCTATGTAGGAGAGTGTCTGATTTGGGCAAACCTTACAGAGTGCTTCGTTCCTTTAG GCCGCTGCTGTTTCAAACAAGTAACCTGATAGTCAAGAGTCCGGCTGTGGGGGACTTGATTCCTTACAGCACTGTGCTTCACTTCCTCTTCGCCAGAGCCCCGTCTGAGCTTAAGTCACCTTACCAG AGAGCCGAGTGGTCGGTCACCCGTTACTCCCAGTGGATGGATGACCATCCATCAGAGAGAGACCGTCTCACCCTCATCAG GGGCTCTTTGGAGGCGTATGTGCAGTCTGTAAGGGCTCGCCAGGGGAAGGAGTTTGCACCAATCTATCCCATAATGCTCCAGCTCTTGCAGAGAGCCACTTCGTCGGAAGGGAAATGA
- the cog5 gene encoding conserved oligomeric Golgi complex subunit 5 isoform X2, whose amino-acid sequence MDNLLHGRDASMNSSLKDEFYADFLAADFDVKIYTAQAIHHAVIAEQLAKLAQGISQLDKELHSQVVARHEDLLAQATGIESLEGVLQMMQTRISALQAAVDRIRSKIVDPYNKIVARITQLSRLQVACDLLRRIIRILHLSKRLQVQLQGGSREITKAAHSLNELDYLSQGVDLSGIEVIENDLVLISRARLEVENQAKRLLEQGTEIQNPTQVATALQVFYNLGCLKETISSVVGAYQTSIHDSIIGALDIKGLTQPSNPRGAPGRAVLPTPGSTAAFRAALWTNLEKLMDQICAACKQVQHLQKVLMKKRDPVSHKCFIDEIIKDGEPDILYTFWTDVTNKLREEFHKATQASSFLKQAFEGEYPKLLRLYNELWRRLQQYSASLHGSLLNSGGIDATLEPETESLDLFSQNKQDYNPERALKDSLQAYEAAYLSKSLSRLFDPINLVFPMGGRNPPSNDELESIIKTISSELNVASMDSDLALAVAKNAAKTVQLFCVKSEQLLCTQSDASQVIGPLSEGQRRNTAVVNSLYCLQQAVAKFTSGLGSSLAAPAEVLSSSLEEVQVLMTSAVQPLLQSVSDSIEAIIITLHQEDFSGKPSSPDKADVVCSLYMKELQGFISRVMTDYFRHFECTDFIYESTESIAQRAIELFVRHASLLRPLGEGGKMRLAADFAQMEMAVAPLCRRVSDLGKPYRVLRSFRPLLFQTSNLIVKSPAVGDLIPYSTVLHFLFARAPSELKSPYQRAEWSVTRYSQWMDDHPSERDRLTLIRGSLEAYVQSVRARQGKEFAPIYPIMLQLLQRATSSEGK is encoded by the exons ATGGATAACTTGCTTCACGGCAGAGATGCATCAATGAATTCGTCATTAAAGGACG AGTTCTACGCGGATTTCCTGGCTGCGGATTTCGATGTCAAGATTTACACAGCCCAAGCCATCCACCACGCTGTCATTGCTGAACAGCTGGCCAAGCTCGCACAAGGAATCAGTCAACTTGACAAAGAGCTGCACAGCCAG GTAGTAGCCAGACATGAGGACTTACTAGCTCAGGCAACTGGAATCGAGTCTCTGGAAG GGGTCCTCCAGATGATGCAGACGAGGATCAGTGCACTGCAGGCAGCTGTTGACAG GATAAGAAGCAAAATAGTTGACCCTTACAACAAGATCGTGGCCAGGATCACTCAGCTGAGTAGATTACAG GTGGCTTGTGACCTTCTGCGGAGAATTATTCGGATCTTGCACCTAAGCAAGAGGCTTCAGGTTCAGCTTCAGGGTGGCAGTCGGGAGATCACAAAGGCTGCTCACAGTCTCAACGAACTAG ATTATCTGTCACAAGGAGTCGATTTGAGTGGCATCGAGGTCATTGAGAATGACCTCGTATTGATCAGTAGAGCGAGGCTGGAGGTGGAGAACCAGGCTAAGCGATTATTGGAGCAAGGAACAGAGATTCAG AATCCTACGCAGGTTGCCACAGCTTTGCAGGTCTTCTACAACCTCGGTTGTCTAAAGGAGACCATCAGCTCTGTTGTGGGGGCTTACCAGACAAGCATACATGACAGCATCATTGGGGCCTTGGATATTAAGGGCCTGACGCAGCCATCCAATCCCAGAG GTGCCCCCGGAAGAGCCGTTCTCCCAACTCCAGGCAGCACAGCAGCTTTCCGTGCGGCTCTTTGGACAAATCTGGAGAAACTAATGGACCAGATTTGTGCTGCATGCAAACAA GTGCAGCATCTCCAGAAGGTCCTGATGAAGAAAAGAGATCCCGTCAGTCATAAGTGTTTCATTGACGAGATTATTAAG GACGGTGAGCCTGACATACTTTACACCTTTTGGACGGATGTCACGAACAAATTAAGAGAAGAATTTCACAAAGCAACTCaag CCTCATCTTTCCTGAAGCAAGCGTTTGAAGGGGAGTACCCTAAACTGCTGCGACTTTACAACGAGCTGTGGCGCCGGCTCCAGCAGTACAGCGCCAGCCTGCACGGCTCACTCCTCAACAGCGGCGGCATTGATGCCACTCTGGAGCCAGAAACCGAAAGCCTCGACTTGTTCTCTCAAAACAAACAGGACTACAA TCCGGAGAGGGCCCTGAAGGATTCTCTTCAAGCGTATGAAGCGGCTTACCTGTCCAAGTCTCTCTCTCGCCTCTTTGACCCCATCAACCTGGTGTTCCCGATGGGCGGGCGCAACCCGCCCTCCAACGATGAGTTGGAGAGCATCATCAAGACCATCAGCAG TGAGCTGAATGTAGCATCTATGGATTCAGACCTTGCGCTTGCTGTTGCCAAGAATGCTGCCAAGACCGTGCAACTCTTTTGTGTCAAGTCTGAACAGTTG TTGTGTACTCAGAGTGATGCCAGTCAGGTGATTGGTCCATTATCTGAAGGCCAGAGGAGAAACACTGCAGTCGTCAACTCACTTTACTGTCTGCAGCAGGCTGTTGCCAAG TTTACTTCTGGTTTGGGGTCAAGTCTGGCAGCTCCGGCAGAGGTCCTCTCTTCTTCTTTGGAG gaagtgCAGGTGCTGATGACCAGCGCAGTGCAGCCTCTCTTACAGTCAGTCAGTGATTCTATCGAGGCCATCATCATCACACTACACCAGGAGGACTTCTCAGG CAAGCCATCCAGCCCTGATAAGGCCGATGTTGTCTGCTCCCTTTACATGAAGGAGTTGCAGGGCTTCATCTCCAGAGTCATGACCGACTACTTCAGACACTTTGAGTGTACAGACTTCATCTACGAAAGCACCGAGTCAATTGCTCAGAGAGCCATTGAGCTGTTCGTACGGCATGCCAGCTTGTTGCGTCCACTGGGCGAAGGGGGAAAGATGCGTCTGGCCGCTGACTTTGCACAA ATGGAGATGGCGGTGGCTCCGCTATGTAGGAGAGTGTCTGATTTGGGCAAACCTTACAGAGTGCTTCGTTCCTTTAG GCCGCTGCTGTTTCAAACAAGTAACCTGATAGTCAAGAGTCCGGCTGTGGGGGACTTGATTCCTTACAGCACTGTGCTTCACTTCCTCTTCGCCAGAGCCCCGTCTGAGCTTAAGTCACCTTACCAG AGAGCCGAGTGGTCGGTCACCCGTTACTCCCAGTGGATGGATGACCATCCATCAGAGAGAGACCGTCTCACCCTCATCAG GGGCTCTTTGGAGGCGTATGTGCAGTCTGTAAGGGCTCGCCAGGGGAAGGAGTTTGCACCAATCTATCCCATAATGCTCCAGCTCTTGCAGAGAGCCACTTCGTCGGAAGGGAAATGA